A single window of Planctomycetia bacterium DNA harbors:
- a CDS encoding type I restriction-modification enzyme R subunit C-terminal domain-containing protein has product NQIEFVNLIINHLTEHGEMEASRLYESPFTDLTPQGPDGLFSASQIEELIAAIEHVRATALAA; this is encoded by the coding sequence CAACCAGATCGAATTCGTGAATCTGATCATCAACCACTTGACGGAACATGGCGAAATGGAAGCGTCGCGACTTTACGAATCGCCGTTCACAGACCTGACGCCCCAGGGACCAGATGGGCTCTTCAGCGCTTCGCAGATCGAAGAGCTGATCGCAGCAATTGAGCACGTCCGGGCAACGGCCCTCGCTGCGTGA
- a CDS encoding pentapeptide repeat-containing protein — MKLHSWNAEAHNLRYADFSGGLDLSDSNFNLSWLDSARFTQANLTRAAFSYATLTNADVTFADTRGAQSLDLSGAISRNAILPDRTIATLDLAAGDRLLVRDDDGMSDPPPTIWLTPRQPIAVTIRDHLNMGEGGVLELLFDADPWDSLISFQSIIPVQFGGTLEFTFADDVEVATHIGRTFHIFDWTGAEPTGAFAVASQYPWDVSQLYTTGGVWLLLPGDTNSDGIVDIIDLNNVRNYFGISAPHAVPEPRTLQLTIGISLGLVALALRQRREF, encoded by the coding sequence AACTTCAACTTGAGCTGGCTGGACAGCGCGCGGTTCACGCAGGCCAACCTCACCCGCGCCGCCTTTTCCTATGCGACTCTCACGAACGCGGACGTGACCTTCGCGGACACGCGTGGTGCTCAAAGCCTGGACCTGAGTGGAGCGATTTCTCGGAATGCAATCCTGCCCGACCGGACGATCGCCACTCTCGATCTGGCCGCCGGTGACCGGCTTTTGGTCCGCGACGACGACGGCATGTCGGATCCTCCACCGACAATTTGGCTCACACCACGACAACCGATTGCGGTCACTATTCGCGACCACCTGAACATGGGCGAAGGCGGAGTTTTGGAATTGCTCTTCGATGCCGACCCCTGGGACTCCCTCATCTCCTTTCAATCCATCATCCCCGTCCAATTCGGCGGGACGCTGGAGTTCACGTTCGCCGATGACGTGGAAGTCGCCACGCACATCGGCCGCACGTTCCACATCTTCGACTGGACCGGCGCCGAGCCTACTGGCGCATTCGCCGTCGCCAGCCAATATCCCTGGGACGTGAGCCAACTTTACACCACCGGCGGAGTCTGGCTCCTCCTGCCCGGCGACACGAACAGCGACGGCATCGTCGACATCATCGACCTGAACAACGTGCGGAACTACTTTGGTATAAGCGCGCCGCATGCAGTGCCGGAGCCACGCACCTTGCAACTCACTATTGGTATCTCGCTGGGTCTCGTGGCTCTGGCGCTACGTCAGCGACGTGAATTCTGA